GCGAGACACGTCACGGGAAGCTCGAGCTGACCGTCGGCTTGGATGTTGACGGCCCCCGTCCGCGAATCAGGATGCTCGCTGGTAGTCGCCAAGACGCCGAATCGCTCCGCCGGAGACTCTGATCTCCGGTGATCGTTTCAAGGTGTATCTTTCACCTATGGTCAAACCCGCAGCCGTTGCGCGCGAGATCGAGCACCTTAGGGCGTGCCTCAAACGAGTCCGCTTGCAGGCCACGAGGTGGGACCGCGACCAATTGGACACGGTAGATCTCAAGCGCTCCGCTGAAACGAACGAGGTCTTGGCACAATGCCATATCACGCTCGGCCGCGAAGCATTCCTCATCGCTGAGCGTGCTTTTTGGAAGCGACCGCGCGTGGAAGACGGTCCGGATCTGTCCTGCCGATTCAACGATCTGGACTTTGAGCCGGTGTACAAGGCGATGGTAGCCCCCGCGAAGATCACACGACGCCGCATGAAGCCGGCGACGCGCATCGACTACTCGCTGGCCGTGCGCCATTTCGAGCGGGCGCATGTTCTCAGCGGTGACCCCGAGGCTTTGTTTTATTTGGGAATGATCGCGCTACGAAATGATGACCTCACCGAAGCTCGCGCTCGATTCGGCGAGGTGAGTGCCGCGCGGAGAACTCGCGAGCAGGGCCGGCATAAACTGCGCATCTCGGTCGCGGTGTTCGCGTCCCTCGTCGCGCTCCTTCAAGGCAGGCTCGCCGAAGCTGTGAGTGCAATGAAACGAGCGCACAGGGTCGATCCTCAAGACGTCACGGTCTTCAAGAACCAGGGCTACTTGTGCGAACGGCTAGGCGAACCCGACAAAGCAGCTTTTTGGTACAGAAAAGCGCTGGAGTGGGAACCGCAGGATGGCTACGCGTTGCGACGATTGAAGCCTCTGGAGGGTGCACCGGTCATCGAGCTCAAGAGGCCGAGCGATTTCCACGAGAAGTTTGGGGAGATCGCCCGTGCGCTACAGAAGACTCACGGCTCTAAGCGAGCTCCGAAGCCATTGCCTGAAGCCACCATCGATCAGCTCCGCCTCCCGAACCGCAGGGTGAACGGCAACAGCGTGAAGCTGCCGGAGAGCGCGAAAACCATCTTGCGATACGATCGCAACTTCGCGCTGTGGGAAGGCGACGCGCCCCTGCTCCGCGCAATGATCGGAGCGAAGCGCGCGGTACGTTCCGCGAACGTCGACCAACTGGTCCGCACGGACAAGTGGACACCGTTCGCGAAGGCATTCAAGAAATTGCCCGCGCGCGTCCCCGTCTGGAACGACGACCCGAACCTGCCCGCGTGCATTCCCCTCCACTCGAACCCCAAGGGCGAGCAGCTGATCTTCCTTTACGTGGGCGAGCCCGACGAGACCGGCGAGTATCCGATCGCGCGCTACCAAGCGGAGCCCGAGCTCTGGGTGGAAGAAGCGTCGCTGATCCACTTGGTCGTGAGCGAGGCCGTCAGCGCGGGCGTCCGCATCACATGCGCGTTTGACTTCGACAAGCTCCGCAATAGAGCGCGCAAGCGGAACGCGAAGTACGACGAGCGGCTTAGCGACCACCCGCTGGTGAAGGCCATCGAGGCGACCTAGATTCCTGCACTGCCGCGGCGAGGAGGACTGGCGCAAGCGGACCGCTGCCCGCCGTCGGCCCGGACGGCTGACCTGCGGCTACGGAGAAAACCTCCGGTAGCCTTCGGTCACTTCCACCGAAGCCGTGGGTCACTCGGTCTCGGAAAAGTCTTCTCCGGAGGCCGCCGTTTTCGACCCCAAAACCGGCTCTCTCGTGCCCGACCACGAACCTGCGCCCCACCGCTCCGGAGCTCCGGAGCGGCAACCCGTGAACCTCGCAGCGATTCGCGCCGCGCCGGCGCTCGATGTCGATGGGCGCCAGCGCCTCGGTCTGCGCCTGCAACAGCCTCGACTCGAGCACGGCCGCCATGCCTCCGAGGCGCAGCTTCATCAGCGCGTGGGTCAATTCGATGAGATTCATGCTGTCTCCTGGGTCCTTTGCGCGATGAGATCGCGGTAGTGCGTGAGGTCGCGTATGAGCGGATCGATTTGTTTGAGCGCCAACTGCGGCCCTCGCTGTTTCTCGAGGTACTGGCGCACGAAGCGATAGGTCGCGTTGCCCACCTCGAGAGCGAAGGCGCACGCATCGTTCACGGCGAAGGGGCCGTGCTTCTTCACGAGCCCGACCAACGCCACGATCCGGCGCACCCCGAGTTCCCCATCGCGGCGGTGGACTTCGTCGGCGACGGCGCCCACCGACTTGCCTGCACCGCGCGCTCGCGCGAGTAGCTGCTCGGTCGACGCGGGCGTCCTCTTCGGCTTGTCGGCCTCGTGGGTCCGGTGCTTGCCGCGCGCCTGCGGCACATGCTCCCGGAGAAGCTCTCCCGTGGCGTTTAGCATCCGCACTCGCCGGTCGTCCCACTGCACGGCAAGGACGTGTCCGATGGTGCCGGGCGGCGCCGAGTAGTACGCACCGTCGACTTCCACGTGCCCGTCGAGGTGCACCGTGCGCTTTCCGTAGCGGTAGTAGCGAAACGGTTCGACAGGGAGCGCCAAGAGGTGTGGCTTCTCTTCGGCAAACATCGCCGCAACCTGACGCTTCGTCGTCCCGTGGATCCGCGTGTCTGCCCACCGGGCGGCCCAGTGGTCGAGGTGGCCCTGGGCATCTTCGAGACTCTCGAAGCGAAGGCCCTTCAGCGCCGTGCGCTGCGTGTGCCCGATCCCCGACTCGACTTTGCCTTTGCGATCCGGGTGCCGGATGCGGCAAGGCAACGCCACGGCGCCGTAGTGCATCAGCACGTCTCGATAGAGCGGGTTGATCGAGAGCGGGTTGATCGCCGGGTCGTAAATGTCCGGCGCGAGGACGCCCTCCTTCAGGTTGTCCAGCACCGTCACGCGCGGTGCGCCGCCGAGACGCCGAAAGGCTCGCTCGTGCAGCTCGCTCCAAATCTGCGCGCTCGAGCGCCACGAAAGCAGGCGCACCGACTTGCGGCTGTACCCCAGCGTCATCACGAAGAGCCGCGTGCGCTTGTACTTTCCCGTCGCAGGGTCGCGGACCATCGAGCCCTCGCCGTAGTCGACCTGCGCTTCCTCGCCAGGCGGCGTCTCGATCACGGGGTGCGCCTCAAGCTCTCGCGTGCCGTGGAGCTTCTTCACGAAGCGCGAAACGCTCGCGTAGCGCGCCGCGAAGCCGTGGCTCACGACGAGGTCCTGATAGATCGCCTTCGCGTTCCGGCCTCGCACGAGCGCGTCCTCGATGAAGGCACGGTGAGGCTCGCACTCGCTCGCCCGCGGCGAGCGGCTCGCGCCGGCGGTCGAGTCGGGGATCGCTTCTTTGGCCGGTTTTGGACCTGTCAGCTCGAGCGCCGCCGATCCTGCAGGCCCGCTTTCCGCATCAGACTCGGGGATCGGCTCTTTGGCCGGTTTTGAATGTCCCCATCCCCGGGCCGGACGCACGGCAATTCCTGCCTCGCGCAGGTACCTGCTCGACGTCTCGCGCCGAATCCCCGTCGCCGTCTCGATGCGCCTTAGCGACCATCCGAGTCGTCCAAGCGCCAAAACCTGCTGCTTTTTATCGTCGCTCAAGACGTTGCCCATCCCGTCGTGGGGCCTCAACCCCGCGACTTCGTCAACGCCTCCCTCCGCTACCTCGTTGGCCGGTTTTCAGGCGATCCTCTTTGGCCCCCTTTTTTGGGTGATCCCCGAGGTGCGGAGCGACAGTGTCCGCCTCGCGCTTGCGTCGAAGCCATCGCTGCAGGGCCGCCGGAGCCACCCCGAAACGTGCGGCAACGACGAGGATCGACTCGCCGCCCCGCTCGTACGCTCGGACGACACGCTCTCGAAGCTCGATCGGATGCGGAGCGGGCATGACCGCCTTTGATCACGCCTGACGCATCCATTCAAGGGAGCTCTGGGATTAGTTGGCGCCGCCAGCCGGGACGAAGGCGCCGGCCTCGGCGTTCCATGCGAGCCGACCGCGATGCTCGTCGAGCCACGCATTCCATCGCGCCTGAGCGCGAGAAGGCTGGTACGGCGACAACGCGCAGGCGAGCGTGTTCGAGGTGCCGAAGCCGCCTCGAACGAGGAGCACCCGACGATGAAGCCAGTGGAGCTCGTCGCGACGATGCTCCGGAACAGCGTGCCCGTCGGCGGGATCGTCTACGAGCCCTTCAGCCGTCGCCCTCGAGCGCCTCACCGCGCTGGGGCTCCAGCCCGAGCTCGACTCGTCCGAGGTGCGTGACCGGGTTCATCCGCATGCCAGGGCGGGAGGACGACAGCGAGCGCGCTCCTTGGCGACCAGCGCATTCCTTTCTACCGTTGCTCCGTGAGCAGCCAGCGGGTTCCCGGCGGTGTCGTGCACAAGCTTCCCGCAGATCTGCGGGAGGCGCTGATCGCGAACGATGCAGCGCTCGCCGCCTGGATCGACATCACGCCTTTGGCCCGCAATGAGTTCATCTGCTGGGTCGAGGATGCCAAGCAGTTGACGACCCGATCTCGCCGCATCCGCCGAACGCAGGAGGAATTGGAGGAGGGTCAG
This genomic stretch from Myxococcales bacterium harbors:
- a CDS encoding DUF5066 family protein, whose amino-acid sequence is MVKPAAVAREIEHLRACLKRVRLQATRWDRDQLDTVDLKRSAETNEVLAQCHITLGREAFLIAERAFWKRPRVEDGPDLSCRFNDLDFEPVYKAMVAPAKITRRRMKPATRIDYSLAVRHFERAHVLSGDPEALFYLGMIALRNDDLTEARARFGEVSAARRTREQGRHKLRISVAVFASLVALLQGRLAEAVSAMKRAHRVDPQDVTVFKNQGYLCERLGEPDKAAFWYRKALEWEPQDGYALRRLKPLEGAPVIELKRPSDFHEKFGEIARALQKTHGSKRAPKPLPEATIDQLRLPNRRVNGNSVKLPESAKTILRYDRNFALWEGDAPLLRAMIGAKRAVRSANVDQLVRTDKWTPFAKAFKKLPARVPVWNDDPNLPACIPLHSNPKGEQLIFLYVGEPDETGEYPIARYQAEPELWVEEASLIHLVVSEAVSAGVRITCAFDFDKLRNRARKRNAKYDERLSDHPLVKAIEAT
- a CDS encoding IS21 family transposase yields the protein MGNVLSDDKKQQVLALGRLGWSLRRIETATGIRRETSSRYLREAGIAVRPARGWGHSKPAKEPIPESDAESGPAGSAALELTGPKPAKEAIPDSTAGASRSPRASECEPHRAFIEDALVRGRNAKAIYQDLVVSHGFAARYASVSRFVKKLHGTRELEAHPVIETPPGEEAQVDYGEGSMVRDPATGKYKRTRLFVMTLGYSRKSVRLLSWRSSAQIWSELHERAFRRLGGAPRVTVLDNLKEGVLAPDIYDPAINPLSINPLYRDVLMHYGAVALPCRIRHPDRKGKVESGIGHTQRTALKGLRFESLEDAQGHLDHWAARWADTRIHGTTKRQVAAMFAEEKPHLLALPVEPFRYYRYGKRTVHLDGHVEVDGAYYSAPPGTIGHVLAVQWDDRRVRMLNATGELLREHVPQARGKHRTHEADKPKRTPASTEQLLARARGAGKSVGAVADEVHRRDGELGVRRIVALVGLVKKHGPFAVNDACAFALEVGNATYRFVRQYLEKQRGPQLALKQIDPLIRDLTHYRDLIAQRTQETA
- a CDS encoding helix-turn-helix domain-containing protein, with the protein product MPAPHPIELRERVVRAYERGGESILVVAARFGVAPAALQRWLRRKREADTVAPHLGDHPKKGAKEDRLKTGQRGSGGRR
- a CDS encoding YdeI/OmpD-associated family protein produces the protein MSSQRVPGGVVHKLPADLREALIANDAALAAWIDITPLARNEFICWVEDAKQLTTRSRRIRRTQEELEEGQRRPCCWPGCKHRERTGR